A genomic region of Candidatus Zixiibacteriota bacterium contains the following coding sequences:
- a CDS encoding TraR/DksA C4-type zinc finger protein encodes MKKSDLDKFKKLLLDKRHALLEEMGYLEEAHGATIKEATGDLTHYSYHMADQGTDNMEREMAFAHGSKSRRLLYHIDEALRRIEDGTYGKCHTCGKQIQVPRLTAVPHARLCIECKSAEEEAKTGRKAR; translated from the coding sequence ATGAAGAAGAGCGACCTCGACAAATTCAAAAAGCTCCTTCTGGACAAGCGCCACGCCCTGCTGGAAGAGATGGGGTATCTCGAGGAGGCGCATGGCGCCACGATCAAGGAAGCCACCGGCGACCTGACCCACTACTCGTATCACATGGCCGACCAGGGTACGGACAACATGGAGCGGGAGATGGCGTTCGCCCACGGCTCCAAGAGCCGTCGGCTGCTCTATCATATCGACGAGGCTCTGCGGCGGATCGAGGACGGCACCTACGGCAAGTGTCACACCTGCGGCAAACAGATTCAGGTCCCCCGCCTGACCGCGGTGCCGCACGCCCGGCTCTGTATCGAGTGCAAATCGGCCGAAGAGGAAGCAAAAACTGGACGAAAAGCGCGCTAA
- the lspA gene encoding signal peptidase II gives MGLVVIADQATKLWAVAYLADKTSVSIIGDFLMFTLVYNEGGAMGTQIGPSAYYLVMALIVLPFVGYYIYRHRYMPAISLPLAFIAGGAVGNLIDRIRLGQVVDFIDVDFFDISIGSFQLDRWWTFNVADSCISCSIVFLLAYMFVQRKGKDHAPKLPADMDSPSPLAG, from the coding sequence GTGGGTCTGGTGGTAATCGCCGACCAGGCCACCAAGCTCTGGGCGGTGGCCTATCTCGCTGATAAAACCTCTGTGTCGATAATCGGGGATTTCCTGATGTTTACCCTGGTCTACAACGAGGGGGGCGCGATGGGCACACAGATCGGCCCGTCGGCATATTATCTCGTCATGGCCCTGATCGTGCTGCCGTTTGTCGGGTATTACATCTACCGCCACCGCTACATGCCGGCTATATCCCTTCCGCTGGCGTTCATTGCCGGGGGGGCAGTCGGCAATCTGATTGACCGGATTCGGCTGGGGCAGGTAGTGGACTTTATCGATGTCGATTTTTTTGACATCTCGATAGGCAGCTTTCAACTGGACCGCTGGTGGACCTTCAATGTGGCGGATTCCTGCATAAGCTGCTCAATCGTGTTTCTACTGGCATACATGTTCGTGCAGCGCAAGGGTAAGGATCACGCGCCCAAGCTACCCGCAGACATGGACAGCCCGTCCCCCCTGGCGGGGTGA
- a CDS encoding Mrp/NBP35 family ATP-binding protein translates to MLTEQAVRHVLSGIQDPELKKPLTDLDMVRYVKIDRGKVDVGITLTVPGCPLKAKITEDVTSGVMLIPGVERVNVQFDVMSDEQRAQLKEKLGMGVKPGQKKASIVKFSKRFIAVSSGKGGVGKSTVTTNLAAALAQMGKRVGLLDADVYGFSIPRMLGLSGQPTVIDDKMVPLRRGDNLQVVSMGFFIDEDEPVIWRGPLLHKAINQFINDVIWDDLDYLFLDLPPGTGDVTLTIAQSIPSAELLVVTTPQATATHVAGRVARLAERTSLKVIGVVENMAYYETNGHRDYIFGKDGGKNLAKRLGVELLGEIPLLTSIREGADNGLPAAIDGNEREVAMFAGIARQIDAMNRR, encoded by the coding sequence ATGCTCACTGAACAAGCTGTAAGGCACGTGCTTAGCGGAATACAAGACCCCGAACTGAAAAAACCGCTCACCGATCTCGATATGGTCAGGTATGTCAAAATCGACCGCGGCAAAGTCGATGTCGGGATCACGCTGACTGTCCCCGGCTGCCCGCTCAAGGCCAAAATCACCGAGGATGTGACCAGCGGCGTTATGCTGATACCGGGGGTCGAACGGGTCAATGTCCAGTTTGATGTCATGAGCGACGAACAGCGCGCCCAGCTCAAGGAAAAGCTCGGCATGGGGGTCAAACCGGGCCAGAAGAAGGCATCGATAGTCAAGTTCTCAAAGCGGTTTATAGCGGTGTCGTCTGGCAAGGGCGGGGTAGGCAAATCGACTGTTACCACCAACCTGGCGGCGGCACTGGCCCAGATGGGCAAGCGGGTGGGACTTCTCGATGCCGACGTGTACGGCTTTTCCATACCCCGGATGCTGGGGCTGTCCGGCCAGCCGACGGTAATCGACGACAAGATGGTGCCGCTCCGTCGTGGTGACAACCTCCAGGTCGTCTCGATGGGGTTCTTTATCGATGAGGACGAGCCGGTAATCTGGCGCGGGCCGCTCTTGCACAAGGCGATCAACCAGTTCATCAACGATGTGATCTGGGACGATCTCGATTATCTCTTTCTCGACCTGCCGCCCGGAACGGGCGATGTTACCCTGACTATCGCACAGTCCATCCCCAGTGCCGAGCTACTGGTGGTAACCACCCCCCAGGCGACCGCCACTCATGTGGCCGGGCGGGTGGCCAGGCTGGCCGAACGGACCAGTCTGAAAGTCATAGGCGTGGTTGAGAACATGGCCTACTACGAAACTAACGGCCATCGGGACTATATCTTCGGCAAGGACGGCGGCAAAAACCTAGCGAAACGGCTCGGTGTGGAGCTGCTAGGTGAGATCCCGTTGCTGACCTCGATCCGCGAAGGCGCCGATAACGGTCTTCCGGCAGCCATCGACGGGAACGAGCGCGAGGTTGCAATGTTCGCGGGCATCGCCCGTCAGATAGATGCAATGAACCGTCGATAA
- the dnaA gene encoding chromosomal replication initiator protein DnaA, protein MQNFPNSQAWKDCLEYMSRRVKQQSFNIWLKPTRGEPNGNGEFKVAVPNQFVADWIDEHYAELVNEAFLEVLGKRQQVVYVISAVAGEEEQACLPLEAPPGRGPVQPLDGPRVNHNLNGRYRFNYLVVGDFNEFACAASRAVAEAPGMTKYNPLYIYGGTGLGKTHIIQAIGHEILDNYPSKRVMYATSEKFTSDFISAISDRSIADFTRYYRDVDVLLIDDIQFFAGKEGTQEQFFHTFNALHQTGKQIALTSDRPPKEIKGLEERLLSRFSWGLVTDLQAPDLENRTAILYKKLESEGIQLDDTVVTYIADRVSANVRELEGALNRLLAYASLKKEPVSLDLARRLLSDSAGSRKRVTIEAIQTKSAEHFNVDSKMMTAKKKTADIALARQVAMYLARTLTDSSLKAIGDKFGGRDHTTVIHACDKVASRMARDAGFRERIDKISAALLY, encoded by the coding sequence ATGCAAAACTTTCCTAATTCTCAGGCGTGGAAAGACTGCTTGGAGTACATGTCCCGGCGCGTCAAGCAGCAGTCCTTTAACATCTGGCTCAAGCCGACTCGCGGCGAGCCGAACGGCAACGGCGAGTTCAAGGTTGCCGTACCTAACCAGTTTGTCGCCGACTGGATCGATGAGCACTATGCTGAACTGGTTAACGAGGCGTTTCTCGAGGTGCTCGGCAAGAGACAACAGGTAGTGTACGTCATATCAGCGGTCGCAGGGGAGGAGGAGCAGGCTTGCCTGCCCCTGGAGGCGCCGCCGGGCCGCGGGCCGGTTCAACCGCTGGACGGGCCGAGAGTTAATCACAACCTAAACGGGCGGTATCGCTTCAACTACCTGGTTGTTGGCGATTTTAACGAGTTCGCCTGCGCCGCCTCGCGGGCGGTGGCCGAGGCCCCCGGTATGACCAAGTACAACCCCCTCTACATCTACGGCGGCACCGGGCTGGGGAAAACGCATATCATCCAAGCGATCGGTCACGAGATTTTGGACAACTATCCGTCGAAACGAGTCATGTATGCCACCTCGGAGAAGTTCACCTCCGACTTTATCAGCGCCATATCCGATCGGTCCATCGCCGATTTCACGAGATACTACCGCGACGTGGACGTGCTCCTGATCGACGATATCCAGTTCTTTGCCGGCAAAGAAGGGACCCAGGAGCAGTTCTTCCATACCTTCAACGCCCTCCATCAGACCGGCAAGCAGATTGCGCTGACTTCTGACCGCCCCCCCAAAGAGATCAAGGGACTTGAGGAACGGCTGCTCTCCCGCTTTTCCTGGGGCCTTGTGACGGACCTTCAGGCTCCGGATCTCGAAAATAGGACAGCAATTCTCTACAAAAAGCTGGAGTCTGAGGGAATTCAGCTCGACGATACCGTGGTCACGTATATAGCCGATCGCGTCTCGGCCAACGTCAGGGAGCTTGAGGGAGCACTTAATCGCCTCCTGGCCTATGCGTCGCTAAAGAAAGAGCCGGTCAGTCTTGACCTGGCCCGGCGGCTGCTCTCTGACTCCGCCGGCTCCCGCAAGCGTGTGACTATCGAGGCAATCCAGACTAAAAGCGCCGAGCACTTCAATGTGGATTCGAAGATGATGACCGCGAAGAAGAAGACAGCCGATATCGCCCTGGCCCGCCAGGTGGCCATGTATCTAGCCCGTACCCTGACTGACAGCTCGCTGAAGGCGATTGGTGACAAATTCGGCGGGCGCGATCACACTACGGTCATTCACGCCTGCGATAAGGTCGCCTCCCGGATGGCCCGCGATGCCGGTTTTCGGGAGAGGATTGACAAAATATCAGCGGCGCTTCTATATTAA
- the dnaN gene encoding DNA polymerase III subunit beta produces the protein MKFSLPKSKLAGCLQSVLQVVPTKSTLPILTNVLVEALEGKLKISATDLDISIAGSVECEVAKKGSAALSARILFDIVRELPETDITVESINSRVEVKIAKGSYKMASVSPDDFPKLPAVNTKKEIKLDSTTLNGMVRKTTFACSTDETRPALNGVLWQTKGEKMQMVATDGHRLAKVAVENLKLKGMSEDIIIPPKVLNLIPKFTESQSRDVGVIFGENNIIFNLGEYVLTSRLIDGPYPNFEQVIPQNNDKVLRVSKEDLSGAVRRVSILSNTLTHQVKFGVKRGSLTLSTSNADLGGEGVEVIDCDYTGEPVEIGYNATYITDILTRMPGDDVIFEFSSPVSAGLMYSPELPKDDYLCLVMPLRLAE, from the coding sequence ATGAAGTTCTCGCTTCCAAAATCAAAGCTGGCCGGCTGTCTTCAGTCTGTGCTTCAAGTAGTACCGACGAAATCGACCCTGCCTATCCTCACCAACGTGCTGGTGGAGGCGCTCGAGGGAAAACTCAAGATTTCCGCTACGGATCTGGATATATCGATCGCCGGAAGTGTGGAGTGTGAGGTAGCCAAGAAAGGGTCGGCGGCGCTGTCGGCGCGGATCCTGTTCGATATAGTAAGAGAGCTTCCCGAAACAGACATAACTGTCGAGTCGATCAATTCGCGGGTTGAGGTAAAGATCGCGAAGGGGTCGTACAAGATGGCCTCGGTCTCACCCGACGACTTTCCGAAACTGCCTGCAGTCAACACGAAGAAGGAGATCAAGCTCGATTCCACTACACTGAATGGTATGGTGCGCAAAACCACATTTGCCTGTTCGACCGATGAAACGCGCCCGGCACTCAACGGTGTACTCTGGCAGACCAAGGGTGAGAAGATGCAGATGGTTGCCACCGATGGCCACCGCCTGGCAAAAGTAGCGGTCGAAAACCTGAAACTCAAGGGGATGAGCGAGGACATTATCATCCCGCCGAAAGTGCTTAATCTCATTCCGAAATTTACTGAGAGCCAGAGCAGGGATGTGGGTGTTATTTTCGGCGAAAACAATATCATCTTCAATCTCGGCGAGTATGTGCTGACGTCGCGGCTTATCGACGGGCCGTATCCGAATTTTGAGCAGGTCATACCGCAGAACAATGACAAGGTGCTTCGGGTATCAAAGGAGGATCTCAGCGGCGCGGTGCGGCGCGTGTCGATTCTCTCCAACACCCTCACACACCAGGTGAAATTCGGGGTGAAGAGAGGTTCACTTACCTTGTCCACGAGCAATGCCGACTTAGGTGGGGAAGGTGTGGAGGTCATTGACTGCGACTACACGGGCGAACCTGTCGAGATAGGATACAACGCGACATATATCACTGATATCCTAACGCGTATGCCGGGCGATGACGTAATATTTGAATTCTCAAGCCCGGTTTCTGCAGGCCTGATGTACAGCCCGGAACTACCGAAAGACGATTACCTCTGCCTGGTGATGCCGCTCAGGCTGGCGGAGTGA